A single region of the Vagococcus teuberi genome encodes:
- the ssb gene encoding single-stranded DNA-binding protein: MINNVVLVGRLTRDPDLRYTSNGSAVATFNLAVNRNFTNQSGEREADFVNCVIWRKPAETLANYAKKGTLLGVVGRIQTRNYENQQGQRVYVTEVVCENFQLLESKNASSQRQQQSGGFDNNAGGFNDFSQNNQNTQSSFGQSSSNDMPNFDRDNSNPFGNSSSIDISDDDLPF, encoded by the coding sequence ATGATTAACAATGTTGTATTGGTAGGTAGACTTACTCGCGACCCAGATTTGAGATATACGTCAAATGGTTCTGCCGTAGCCACTTTTAACTTGGCTGTTAATCGTAATTTTACTAATCAAAGTGGAGAACGAGAAGCAGATTTTGTTAACTGTGTGATTTGGAGAAAACCAGCTGAAACTTTAGCAAACTATGCTAAAAAAGGAACTCTTTTAGGAGTTGTTGGTCGTATTCAAACAAGAAACTACGAGAATCAACAGGGACAAAGAGTGTATGTGACTGAAGTGGTTTGTGAGAATTTCCAATTATTAGAATCTAAAAACGCATCAAGTCAAAGACAACAACAATCTGGTGGCTTTGATAACAATGCTGGTGGATTTAATGATTTTTCTCAAAATAATCAAAATACACAATCATCATTTGGCCAATCTTCAAGTAATGACATGCCGAACTTCGATCGTGATAACAGTAATCCATTTGGAAACTCATCATCGATAGATATTTCGGATGACGATTTACCATTCTAA
- the rplI gene encoding 50S ribosomal protein L9: protein MKVIFLEDVKGKGKKGEVKDVAVGYAQNFLIKKGLAKEATSQSLSELKGKEKAKAKEDAEILEEAKQLKEKFESEGFEVIIKSKAGEDGRLFGSIPSKQVADGLQKQHKIKVDKRKIEMEQPIKSLGYTTVPVKLHKEVVAKLRVHVVVE from the coding sequence ATGAAAGTTATCTTTTTAGAAGATGTTAAAGGAAAAGGAAAAAAAGGAGAAGTGAAAGATGTTGCTGTAGGGTATGCACAAAACTTCTTGATAAAAAAAGGATTAGCTAAAGAAGCAACTTCTCAAAGTTTAAGTGAATTAAAAGGAAAAGAAAAAGCTAAAGCAAAAGAAGATGCTGAGATTTTAGAGGAAGCAAAACAATTAAAAGAAAAATTTGAGTCTGAAGGTTTTGAAGTTATTATAAAGTCAAAAGCCGGAGAAGATGGACGCTTATTTGGATCTATTCCTTCAAAACAAGTTGCAGATGGCTTACAAAAGCAACATAAAATTAAGGTAGATAAACGTAAAATTGAAATGGAACAACCAATTAAATCTTTAGGATATACAACTGTTCCAGTGAAATTACATAAAGAAGTGGTCGCAAAACTACGTGTTCATGTTGTAGTTGAGTAG
- a CDS encoding glutathione peroxidase, whose amino-acid sequence MTIYDYIATLDSGETYSMERYKGKVMVIVNTATKCGLASQFKELEEIYQTYKNQDVIVLGFPSDQFHQELKDSQKASQTCRMTYGVSFPMHEISKVNGAYANPIFDYLVEGTFGFLGNKIKWNFTKFLVDKNGNVVKRFAPTDKPEKMIPYINSLLEE is encoded by the coding sequence ATGACTATTTATGATTATATTGCCACATTGGATAGTGGTGAAACTTACTCTATGGAACGATATAAAGGAAAAGTGATGGTGATTGTTAATACAGCTACTAAATGTGGTTTAGCTTCACAATTTAAGGAGTTAGAAGAAATTTATCAAACATATAAAAATCAAGATGTTATTGTATTGGGATTCCCATCAGATCAGTTTCATCAAGAATTAAAAGATAGTCAAAAAGCAAGCCAAACTTGTCGAATGACGTATGGAGTAAGTTTTCCAATGCATGAAATATCCAAAGTTAATGGAGCATATGCCAATCCAATTTTTGATTATTTAGTTGAAGGAACATTTGGTTTTTTAGGTAATAAAATCAAGTGGAATTTTACAAAATTTTTAGTAGATAAAAATGGAAATGTCGTAAAACGTTTTGCACCTACAGATAAGCCAGAAAAAATGATTCCTTATATTAATAGCTTACTTGAAGAATAA
- the rpsR gene encoding 30S ribosomal protein S18, with the protein MAAQQRRGGRRRRKVCYFTANHIDHIDYKDVELLSRFVSERGKILPRRVTGTCAKHQRKLTIAIKRARIMGLLPFVSED; encoded by the coding sequence ATGGCAGCTCAACAAAGAAGAGGCGGACGCCGTCGTCGTAAAGTATGTTACTTTACAGCTAACCATATTGATCATATTGATTATAAAGATGTTGAATTATTATCACGCTTTGTTTCAGAACGTGGTAAAATTTTACCTCGTCGTGTGACAGGTACATGTGCTAAACATCAACGTAAATTAACGATTGCAATTAAACGTGCAAGAATTATGGGATTATTACCATTTGTTAGTGAAGACTAA
- the dnaA gene encoding chromosomal replication initiator protein DnaA: MPDFNFIWQELVENYRKSLTSPSFSAWIDPAKPINLQNNILTIELPSDLHKNYWEKNLAAKIVETGFELTGEEITPVFIIQDDEPIVTKTQKDSPVELPNIVKKNSKKALLNSKYTFDTFVIGKGNQMAHAAALVVSEDPGATYNPLFFYGGVGLGKTHLMHAIGHQMLANNVDAKIKYVTSESFANDYINSIKNSTSEDFRQEYRNVDLLLVDDIQFFADKEGTQEEFFHTFNTLYNEGHQIVLTSDRLPNEIPKLQERLVSRFAWGLSVDITPPDLETRIAILRKKADAEGLEIPDDTLSYIAGQIDSNIRELEGALVRVQAFSTMKGQDITTSLAADALKSLKPLKEKSELSILGIQEEVCKYYHLQLKDLKGKKRVKTIVVPRQIAMYLSRELTDNSLPKIGAEFGGKDHTTVIHAHEKIQQLIEKDITIQKEVNDIKQKLL; this comes from the coding sequence TACCATCAGATTTACATAAAAATTACTGGGAAAAAAATTTAGCTGCAAAAATTGTAGAAACTGGTTTTGAATTAACAGGTGAAGAAATTACGCCTGTTTTTATTATTCAAGACGATGAGCCTATTGTAACCAAAACACAAAAAGATTCTCCTGTAGAATTACCAAACATTGTCAAAAAAAATAGTAAAAAAGCGTTACTAAACTCTAAATATACCTTTGACACCTTCGTCATAGGAAAAGGAAATCAGATGGCTCATGCGGCTGCATTAGTTGTTTCAGAAGACCCTGGAGCCACATATAATCCACTATTCTTCTATGGTGGTGTAGGACTAGGGAAAACACATCTAATGCATGCTATTGGACATCAAATGTTGGCAAATAATGTTGACGCTAAAATAAAATATGTTACAAGTGAGTCATTTGCAAATGACTATATTAATTCAATTAAAAACAGTACTTCTGAAGATTTTAGGCAAGAATATCGTAATGTAGATTTACTACTAGTTGATGATATTCAGTTTTTTGCTGATAAAGAGGGGACACAAGAAGAATTTTTCCATACATTCAATACACTTTATAACGAGGGTCATCAAATTGTATTGACTAGTGATCGTTTACCAAATGAAATTCCAAAATTACAAGAGCGATTGGTATCAAGATTTGCTTGGGGATTATCAGTAGACATAACACCTCCTGATTTAGAAACGCGTATTGCCATTTTGCGTAAAAAAGCAGATGCAGAAGGATTAGAAATTCCAGACGATACATTATCCTATATCGCTGGTCAAATAGATTCAAATATACGCGAATTAGAAGGTGCCCTAGTACGTGTACAAGCTTTTTCAACAATGAAAGGGCAAGATATTACAACTAGTCTGGCTGCTGATGCATTAAAAAGTTTAAAACCTTTGAAAGAAAAAAGTGAATTATCTATTTTAGGTATTCAAGAAGAAGTATGTAAGTATTATCATCTGCAATTAAAAGATTTAAAGGGAAAAAAACGTGTCAAAACCATCGTTGTTCCTAGACAAATCGCTATGTATTTATCTCGTGAATTAACAGATAATTCTTTACCAAAAATTGGTGCAGAATTTGGTGGTAAAGATCATACGACAGTCATACATGCACATGAAAAAATTCAACAGTTAATTGAAAAAGATATAACTATACAAAAAGAAGTAAATGATATTAAACAAAAACTTCTTTGA
- the yaaA gene encoding S4 domain-containing protein YaaA: MKKAFKLKTEYMTLGQFLKEVDVISSGGMAKWFLQENTVFVDGEPENRRGRKLYADMMIEIPDVGTFFMEKNTSDEE, translated from the coding sequence GTGAAAAAGGCATTTAAATTAAAGACAGAATATATGACTCTTGGTCAATTTTTAAAAGAAGTTGATGTGATTTCCAGTGGTGGAATGGCTAAGTGGTTTTTACAAGAGAATACAGTATTTGTAGATGGAGAACCAGAAAACCGTCGTGGAAGAAAACTATATGCAGATATGATGATAGAAATACCTGATGTAGGTACTTTTTTTATGGAAAAAAATACATCGGATGAAGAATAA
- the dnaN gene encoding DNA polymerase III subunit beta, with protein sequence MKVTLNRSAFLEELATVQRAISGKTTIPILTGVKLTITESGLTLTGSNADISIETFLNVNNEKANMLIESTGSIVIQARFFNEIIKKLPEQTLTLELIENNQVIITSGKALFNVNGLNAESYPQLPIVDDKTSFKLPARVLNKLISETVFAVSSQESKPILTGVHLTLNNSQLLAVATDSHRLSQRKIELDNVNQVFDVVIPGKSLLELSRSFKDEEELVDISIMDNQILFRTETMNFYSRLLEGNYPDTNRLIPTSFNTEINFNVSNLLSAIDRASLLSHEGRNNIVKLSIDSENVTIYGNSPEIGNVEEKLSYLEVEGEPIVISFNPDYMKASLKSFGDIDITIRFISPIRPFTLQPKDGDIEFIQLITPVRTN encoded by the coding sequence ATGAAAGTTACCCTAAATAGATCAGCATTTTTAGAAGAATTAGCTACAGTTCAACGAGCTATTTCAGGTAAAACAACTATTCCTATTTTAACGGGAGTAAAATTAACGATTACAGAATCAGGTTTAACTCTTACAGGAAGTAATGCTGATATATCTATTGAAACATTTTTAAATGTAAATAATGAAAAAGCGAATATGTTAATTGAATCAACTGGCTCTATTGTAATTCAAGCTCGCTTTTTTAATGAAATTATCAAAAAATTACCCGAGCAAACATTAACATTAGAGTTAATAGAAAATAATCAAGTCATTATTACATCAGGTAAAGCTTTATTTAATGTTAATGGATTAAATGCAGAGAGTTACCCTCAATTACCTATAGTAGATGATAAAACAAGCTTCAAATTACCTGCTAGGGTATTAAATAAACTAATTAGCGAAACTGTTTTCGCAGTATCTTCTCAAGAAAGTAAACCAATACTCACAGGGGTACATTTAACATTGAATAACAGCCAATTGCTAGCTGTGGCAACAGATAGTCATCGACTAAGTCAACGAAAAATTGAATTAGATAATGTAAATCAAGTATTTGATGTCGTTATTCCTGGAAAAAGTTTACTCGAATTATCACGTTCTTTTAAAGATGAAGAAGAATTAGTTGATATATCTATAATGGATAATCAAATTTTATTTAGAACAGAAACTATGAACTTTTATTCTCGACTATTAGAAGGTAATTATCCAGATACAAATCGATTAATACCTACAAGTTTTAATACAGAAATAAACTTTAATGTTTCTAATCTTTTATCAGCAATAGATAGAGCATCTTTATTGTCTCATGAGGGTCGAAATAATATAGTCAAACTGTCAATTGATTCAGAGAATGTTACTATATATGGAAATTCACCAGAAATTGGAAATGTAGAGGAGAAATTATCTTACTTAGAAGTTGAAGGAGAACCTATAGTTATATCTTTTAATCCAGATTATATGAAGGCATCATTAAAATCATTTGGTGATATTGATATTACAATTCGTTTTATTTCACCTATTCGTCCCTTTACACTACAACCTAAAGATGGAGACATTGAATTTATTCAATTAATTACCCCTGTCCGAACTAATTAA
- the gyrA gene encoding DNA gyrase subunit A — translation MSEEIRENIQDVNLTQEMEESFIDYAMSVIVSRALPDVRDGLKPVHRRILYGMNEMGVTPDKAHKKSARIVGDVMGKYHPHGDSAIYESMVRMAQPFSYRNMLVDGHGNFGSVDGDGAAAMRYTEARMSKIAIEMLRDINKNTVNFQKNYDETEREPEVLPARFPNLLVNGTTGIAVGMATNIPPHNLSEVIDALKLLMDNKEVTTNELMEALPGPDFPTGGLVMGKSGIRKAYETGRGSIIVRAKVDIEEKSNGRERIIVTEIPYMVNKAKLVERIAELHREKRIEGITDLRDESSREGMRIVIEIRRDTSASVVLNNLYKLTSLQTSFGFNMLAIVKGVPKVLGLKSILEYYLEHQKEVIVRRTEFDKQKAEARAHILEGLRIALDHIDEIIKIIRASDSDDVAKATLMEQFDLSDRQSQAILDMRLRRLTGLEREKIEAEYQDLLVLIADLKDILANHHRVLDIISEELDEVQRKYGDERRTELLVGEVLSLEDEDLIEEEDVVITLTHNGYIKRLPSTEFRTQNRGGRGVQGMGVHDDDFVENLLSCSTHDTLLFFTDTGKVYRAKGYEIPEYGRTAKGIPVINLLGIDSSEKIEAIINVEGKADSNQYLFFTTKLGTVKRTSVQEFANIRTNGLKSIGLKDGDSLINVALTDGDDTIIIGTNLGYSVTFKEEAVRSMGRSAAGVRGIRLRENDYVIGMDILKPDMEVLVITENGYGKRTHAKEYPIKGRGGKGIKTVNITEKNGHLVGLTTVSGEEDIMLVTNKGVIIRFELNSVSQTGRSTQGVRLIRLEEDALVSTMATIEVEEDEEIIVSEEIEIEVTEEVEEKNNSEE, via the coding sequence ATGTCTGAAGAAATCAGAGAAAATATTCAAGATGTTAATTTGACACAAGAAATGGAAGAATCCTTTATTGATTATGCCATGAGTGTTATTGTGTCTCGTGCGTTACCAGACGTAAGAGATGGACTAAAACCTGTTCATCGCCGTATTTTATATGGGATGAACGAAATGGGCGTGACACCTGATAAGGCTCATAAAAAATCAGCACGTATCGTTGGGGATGTTATGGGTAAATACCATCCTCATGGTGATAGTGCGATTTATGAATCCATGGTGCGTATGGCTCAACCATTTAGTTACCGTAATATGTTAGTTGATGGGCATGGTAACTTTGGCTCTGTCGATGGTGACGGGGCTGCCGCGATGCGTTATACGGAAGCTCGTATGAGTAAGATTGCGATTGAAATGTTACGCGATATCAATAAAAATACCGTTAATTTCCAAAAAAATTATGATGAAACTGAAAGAGAACCAGAAGTATTACCTGCACGATTTCCTAACCTTCTAGTTAATGGGACAACTGGTATTGCGGTTGGTATGGCGACGAATATACCACCGCATAACTTATCTGAAGTTATTGATGCGTTGAAGTTGTTGATGGATAATAAAGAAGTAACAACGAATGAATTAATGGAAGCTCTACCTGGTCCAGATTTCCCAACTGGTGGACTTGTTATGGGGAAATCTGGTATTCGTAAAGCTTATGAGACTGGTAGAGGCTCAATTATTGTTCGTGCTAAAGTAGATATTGAAGAAAAATCTAATGGCCGAGAACGCATCATTGTAACAGAAATTCCATATATGGTGAATAAGGCTAAACTAGTTGAACGTATTGCTGAGTTACATCGTGAAAAACGAATCGAAGGTATTACTGATTTAAGAGATGAATCATCACGTGAAGGTATGCGTATTGTCATTGAGATTCGTCGAGATACAAGTGCATCTGTTGTGTTGAATAATTTATACAAATTAACCTCACTACAAACAAGTTTTGGTTTTAATATGCTAGCCATTGTTAAAGGTGTACCAAAAGTTTTAGGATTAAAATCAATTCTAGAATATTATCTAGAACATCAAAAAGAAGTCATTGTTCGTCGTACAGAATTTGATAAACAAAAAGCAGAAGCACGTGCTCATATCTTAGAAGGATTGAGAATTGCGTTAGATCATATTGATGAAATTATTAAAATTATCCGTGCATCTGATTCTGATGATGTGGCAAAAGCAACTTTGATGGAGCAGTTTGATTTATCGGATAGACAATCACAAGCAATTTTAGATATGCGTTTACGTCGTTTAACCGGTTTAGAACGTGAAAAAATCGAAGCGGAATACCAAGATTTATTAGTATTAATTGCTGATTTGAAAGACATATTAGCTAATCATCATAGAGTACTTGATATTATTTCTGAAGAACTTGATGAAGTTCAACGTAAATATGGTGATGAAAGACGGACTGAATTACTCGTTGGAGAAGTATTAAGTCTTGAAGATGAAGATTTAATTGAAGAAGAAGATGTGGTTATCACATTAACTCACAATGGCTATATTAAACGATTGCCAAGTACAGAATTCCGTACACAAAACCGTGGTGGACGTGGTGTTCAAGGTATGGGTGTACATGATGATGATTTTGTTGAAAATCTCTTATCATGTTCAACTCATGATACGTTATTATTCTTTACTGACACGGGTAAAGTATATCGTGCTAAAGGGTATGAAATTCCTGAGTATGGTCGTACTGCGAAGGGAATCCCAGTGATTAACTTATTGGGGATTGATTCATCTGAAAAAATCGAAGCAATCATCAATGTTGAAGGAAAAGCTGATTCTAACCAATACCTATTCTTCACAACTAAGCTAGGAACGGTAAAACGTACTTCAGTTCAAGAATTTGCTAACATCAGGACAAATGGATTGAAATCTATCGGCTTAAAAGATGGGGATTCATTAATCAACGTAGCCTTAACTGATGGTGATGATACAATCATTATTGGAACTAATTTAGGCTATTCAGTTACCTTTAAAGAAGAAGCAGTGCGTTCAATGGGACGCAGTGCTGCTGGAGTTCGTGGTATTCGTTTAAGAGAGAATGATTATGTTATTGGCATGGATATTTTAAAACCAGACATGGAAGTATTAGTTATTACTGAAAATGGTTACGGTAAGAGAACACATGCTAAAGAGTATCCAATTAAAGGTCGTGGTGGTAAAGGGATCAAGACCGTCAATATTACTGAAAAAAATGGTCATCTTGTCGGCTTAACAACTGTTAGTGGCGAAGAAGACATCATGTTAGTAACGAACAAAGGTGTTATCATCCGTTTTGAATTGAATTCAGTTTCTCAAACTGGTCGTTCAACCCAAGGTGTCCGCTTGATTCGTTTAGAAGAAGATGCTTTAGTATCTACTATGGCGACAATTGAAGTTGAAGAAGATGAGGAAATTATTGTTTCAGAAGAAATTGAAATTGAAGTCACAGAAGAAGTAGAAGAAAAAAATAATTCTGAAGAATAA
- the recF gene encoding DNA replication/repair protein RecF (All proteins in this family for which functions are known are DNA-binding proteins that assist the filamentation of RecA onto DNA for the initiation of recombination or recombinational repair.), with the protein MQLNQIVLTNYRNYNQLTLDFSPKLNVFVGDNAQGKTNLLESIYVLSLTKSHRSNHEKELIQWNKEFARIEGNISKKNGDIDLTMIVSNKGKKTKVNGLEQTKLSQYIGYLNVILFAPEDLSLVKGSPQHRRKFLDMEIGQINSQYLHHLSNYQSVLKQRNQYLKKSAYNKTHDAVYLDVLNEQLAQEGSFVLFSRLYFIGLLEKWANTIHESISYGKEKLNITYKTSLELTEEMTQEELFHLLMKEFKQSEARDLAQLTTSVGPHRDDLVFMVNGQNVQTYGSQGQQRTTALSVKLAEIELINDEIGEYPILLLDDVLSELDDARQVQLMEFIDNKLQTFLTTTSVSHLNDKLNIKPEVFYVTNGEVERMSEDVDG; encoded by the coding sequence ATGCAGCTTAATCAAATTGTCTTAACAAATTATCGTAATTATAATCAGTTAACACTAGATTTTTCACCTAAATTAAATGTATTTGTAGGAGATAATGCACAAGGAAAGACAAATTTATTAGAAAGTATTTATGTTTTATCACTAACAAAGAGTCATAGAAGTAATCATGAAAAAGAGTTAATTCAATGGAATAAAGAATTTGCTCGAATTGAGGGGAATATCAGTAAAAAAAATGGGGACATTGATTTAACGATGATTGTTTCTAACAAAGGTAAAAAGACAAAAGTAAATGGATTAGAACAGACCAAATTAAGCCAATATATAGGCTATTTAAACGTCATATTATTTGCCCCTGAAGATTTATCCTTAGTGAAAGGCTCACCTCAACATCGTCGAAAATTTCTTGATATGGAAATTGGACAAATCAACTCACAATATTTGCATCACTTAAGTAATTACCAATCTGTTTTGAAACAGCGCAACCAGTATCTAAAAAAATCAGCTTATAATAAAACACATGATGCAGTGTACTTAGATGTATTGAATGAACAATTAGCACAAGAAGGAAGTTTTGTGCTCTTTTCACGTTTGTATTTTATTGGATTATTAGAGAAATGGGCAAATACAATTCATGAGAGTATTTCATATGGTAAAGAAAAACTCAACATTACTTATAAAACATCTCTAGAGTTGACAGAAGAGATGACTCAAGAAGAGCTATTTCATTTACTCATGAAAGAATTTAAACAATCAGAAGCAAGAGATTTAGCTCAATTAACAACAAGTGTTGGTCCACACAGAGATGATTTAGTTTTTATGGTTAATGGACAAAATGTTCAAACTTATGGTTCTCAAGGTCAACAACGAACAACAGCTTTGAGTGTTAAGCTAGCGGAAATTGAGTTAATTAATGATGAAATTGGTGAATATCCTATTTTATTATTGGATGATGTTTTAAGTGAATTAGATGATGCAAGGCAAGTACAATTGATGGAATTTATTGATAATAAACTCCAAACATTTTTAACAACAACGAGTGTGTCGCATTTAAATGATAAATTAAACATTAAACCCGAAGTATTCTATGTAACAAATGGAGAAGTAGAAAGGATGAGTGAAGACGTTGACGGATAA
- the rpsF gene encoding 30S ribosomal protein S6, whose product MSQVSNYEIMYIIRPNIDEEAKNALVNRFDSILKDNGAEVLESKQWEKRRLAYEIQNFREGIYHIVKVSSTDAAAINEFDRLAKINDDILRHMVVKEEN is encoded by the coding sequence ATGAGTCAGGTATCAAATTATGAAATCATGTATATAATTCGTCCTAACATTGATGAGGAAGCAAAAAATGCTCTAGTAAATCGTTTCGATTCAATCTTGAAAGATAACGGAGCAGAAGTTTTGGAATCTAAACAATGGGAAAAACGTCGTTTAGCTTACGAAATCCAAAATTTCCGTGAAGGTATCTACCATATCGTTAAAGTTTCTTCTACAGATGCTGCAGCAATCAATGAATTTGATCGTTTAGCAAAAATCAATGATGACATTTTACGTCACATGGTTGTTAAAGAAGAAAACTAA
- the gyrB gene encoding DNA topoisomerase (ATP-hydrolyzing) subunit B, with protein MTDKQVNKGQASAYDASQIQVLEGLEAVRKRPGMYIGSTGPQGLHHLVWEIVDNSIDEALAGYCTEINVTIEEDNSITVKDNGRGIPVGIQEKTGRPAVETVFTVLHAGGKFGGGGYKVSGGLHGVGSSVVNALSESLNVKVHVDGKIHHQEFNRGKVVDDLEVIGETDHRGTVVNFKPDAEIFKETTIFEYDKLATRIRELAFLNRGLRISITDKRVSPEKEESYYYEGGIKSYVEYLNAGKTVLFPDPIYTEGEQQDISVEVAIQYTDDYHTNLLSFANNIHTYEGGTHEFGFRTALTRVINDYAKRQKLLKENDENLSGDDVREGMTAVISIKHPEPQFEGQTKTKLGNSEVRTVTDRLFSEAFNKFLLENPDVAKRVVEKGILASKARLAAKRAREVTRRKGALEISSLPGKLADCSSRDPEKSELYIVEGDSAGGSAKTGRDRKYQAILPIRGKILNVEKASMEKILANAEIRSLFTAMGTGFGGDFDVSKARYHKLIIMTDADVDGAHIRTLLLTLFYRYMRPIVEAGYVYIAQPPLYGVKQGKKITYIQPGKDADERLAQAVADLPATPKPSIQRYKGLGEMDDHQLWDTTMDPAKRTMLRVTVEDAAKADAVFDMLMGDRVEPRREFIEANAHYVKNLDI; from the coding sequence TTGACGGATAAACAAGTAAACAAAGGCCAAGCTTCAGCATATGATGCAAGTCAAATTCAAGTCTTAGAAGGATTAGAAGCGGTAAGAAAGCGCCCAGGAATGTATATTGGATCGACCGGTCCACAAGGTTTGCACCACTTAGTATGGGAAATAGTCGATAACTCGATTGACGAGGCGTTAGCAGGGTATTGTACAGAAATTAATGTCACGATTGAAGAAGATAACAGTATCACAGTCAAAGATAATGGACGTGGTATTCCAGTAGGGATTCAAGAAAAAACGGGACGACCAGCTGTTGAAACCGTCTTTACAGTCTTACACGCTGGAGGAAAATTTGGCGGTGGGGGTTATAAAGTCTCAGGTGGTTTACATGGTGTAGGTTCATCCGTTGTAAATGCTTTATCTGAATCACTTAATGTTAAAGTTCATGTTGATGGGAAAATTCATCATCAAGAATTTAATCGAGGAAAAGTCGTAGATGACTTAGAAGTAATTGGTGAAACAGACCATCGCGGAACAGTTGTTAACTTTAAACCGGATGCTGAAATTTTTAAAGAAACAACCATTTTTGAATATGATAAATTAGCAACACGTATTCGTGAATTAGCATTCTTAAATAGAGGATTACGTATTAGTATTACTGATAAACGTGTGAGTCCTGAAAAAGAAGAATCTTACTACTACGAAGGTGGGATTAAGAGTTATGTTGAGTATTTAAATGCTGGGAAAACAGTTCTTTTTCCAGATCCAATTTACACAGAAGGTGAACAACAAGATATTAGTGTTGAAGTAGCAATCCAGTACACTGACGATTACCATACTAATTTGTTGAGTTTTGCTAATAATATCCATACCTATGAAGGGGGAACACACGAGTTTGGTTTTAGAACTGCTTTAACACGTGTGATTAATGATTATGCAAAACGTCAAAAATTATTAAAAGAAAATGACGAAAATTTAAGTGGGGATGATGTACGTGAAGGAATGACAGCTGTTATCTCTATCAAACATCCAGAACCACAATTTGAAGGACAAACAAAAACAAAATTAGGTAACTCTGAAGTAAGAACAGTTACAGATCGATTATTCTCAGAAGCCTTTAATAAATTTTTATTAGAAAACCCTGATGTAGCAAAACGTGTCGTTGAAAAAGGGATTTTAGCATCTAAAGCTCGTTTGGCAGCTAAAAGAGCACGTGAAGTAACACGACGTAAGGGAGCTCTTGAAATTAGTAGTTTACCTGGTAAGTTAGCTGATTGTTCAAGTCGTGATCCTGAGAAAAGTGAATTATATATTGTCGAAGGGGATTCTGCGGGAGGCTCAGCAAAAACTGGTCGTGACCGTAAGTATCAAGCCATTTTACCTATTCGTGGGAAAATCTTAAACGTCGAAAAAGCAAGCATGGAAAAAATATTGGCCAATGCAGAAATTCGTTCACTATTTACAGCAATGGGAACGGGGTTTGGTGGCGATTTTGATGTATCAAAAGCACGTTATCATAAATTAATTATCATGACCGATGCCGACGTCGATGGGGCACATATTAGAACTCTTTTATTAACGCTATTTTATCGTTATATGCGTCCAATTGTTGAAGCTGGATATGTTTACATTGCTCAGCCGCCATTGTATGGGGTAAAACAAGGGAAAAAAATTACATATATTCAACCAGGAAAAGATGCCGATGAGAGATTAGCACAAGCAGTTGCCGATCTTCCAGCAACACCAAAACCAAGTATTCAACGTTATAAAGGTCTAGGAGAGATGGATGACCATCAATTATGGGATACAACAATGGATCCAGCCAAACGTACAATGTTACGTGTAACAGTTGAAGATGCTGCTAAAGCAGATGCTGTATTTGATATGTTGATGGGGGATAGAGTAGAACCCCGTCGTGAGTTTATCGAGGCCAATGCACATTATGTTAAGAATTTAGATATTTAA